The following are encoded together in the Gilvimarinus sp. DA14 genome:
- the arsC gene encoding arsenate reductase (glutaredoxin) (This arsenate reductase requires both glutathione and glutaredoxin to convert arsenate to arsenite, after which the efflux transporter formed by ArsA and ArsB can extrude the arsenite from the cell, providing resistance.), whose product MRIYHNPRCSKSRQTLALLQERGVEPEIIRYLETPPDKAELQQLLGKLGIGARQLLRRGEAEYKELDLQRSELSDAELIDAMSRHPKLIERPIVVAGERACIGRPPEKVLELL is encoded by the coding sequence ATGCGCATCTACCATAACCCTCGCTGTTCCAAATCCCGCCAAACCCTGGCACTGCTGCAAGAGCGAGGGGTCGAGCCCGAAATCATCCGCTACTTAGAAACTCCGCCCGATAAAGCCGAGTTGCAGCAGCTACTGGGCAAGCTAGGAATCGGCGCGCGCCAGTTACTACGCCGTGGTGAAGCCGAATACAAAGAGCTGGATTTACAGCGCAGCGAACTTTCCGACGCCGAGCTTATCGACGCCATGAGCCGCCACCCCAAACTGATCGAACGGCCTATAGTCGTTGCTGGCGAGCGGGCCTGCATCGGTCGCCCCCCGGAAAAGGTACTGGAGCTACTGTGA
- the sppA gene encoding signal peptide peptidase SppA, translating into MSESKSRNPIGRFFAVVWNGITWTRRVIANLLFLLIVVIIVVAISQRQSDVLPESFALELTPYGTLVDERQALDALSALGGESALHSETIVRDLVRSIDLARDDRRVSHLLLNLNYLNGGGISKLHEIAQAIERFKQSGKPVIAMADQYMQDRYYLASHADTVYLHDMGFVLLTGYGSYRLYYKEAIERLGLNFHIFRAGKFKDAIEPYSRTEMSEASREHNRLWVNQLWSEYTARVESMRELEKGKIDQLINHSDQALASAGGDTSHLALAYGLVDKVASRQQMRAELVDLLGYDKHSDSYKSVDWYRYLDHNRQLPLPGKSYIALINAVGPIYDGEQPPGTIGSDSMIQLLRQVRQDGDIKALVIRVDSPGGSAFASEIIRAEIATTRDAGIPVYISMGSVAASGGYWIASAGEQIWALPTTITGSIGAFSLIPTLEESLAKLGVYTDGVGSTALADALNPTRSMSEETARLMQLSVDSIYQRFITTVANARDMSVDAVDKIGQGRVWSGKSALELGLVDRLGTLQDTLQAAAEAAELEKWEVKTISAPLTPMEELLQRLGSVSVPLPTQLKQAVAGWNQMSSALASVPLTDTPGEVMSFCLECQGN; encoded by the coding sequence GTGAGCGAATCCAAATCCAGAAACCCCATTGGCCGCTTTTTTGCGGTTGTGTGGAACGGCATAACCTGGACACGCCGGGTCATAGCCAACCTGCTGTTTTTACTGATTGTGGTAATTATTGTGGTGGCCATCAGCCAGCGCCAAAGCGATGTCCTGCCCGAATCTTTCGCGCTGGAATTAACCCCTTACGGCACCCTGGTGGATGAGCGCCAGGCGCTGGATGCCCTGTCCGCACTGGGTGGCGAAAGCGCTTTGCACAGCGAAACCATTGTGCGCGACCTGGTGCGCAGTATTGACCTCGCCCGAGATGATCGCCGGGTAAGCCACCTGCTGCTCAACCTTAACTACCTCAACGGCGGCGGCATCAGCAAATTGCATGAAATCGCGCAGGCCATTGAACGCTTTAAACAAAGCGGCAAGCCGGTTATCGCTATGGCCGACCAGTACATGCAAGACCGCTATTACCTGGCCAGCCACGCCGATACTGTGTATTTGCACGATATGGGCTTTGTGCTGCTAACGGGCTACGGCAGCTATCGTCTGTACTACAAAGAGGCTATCGAAAGACTGGGGCTTAACTTTCATATCTTTCGCGCGGGCAAGTTTAAAGACGCAATAGAGCCCTATTCGCGCACAGAAATGTCTGAGGCCTCGCGCGAGCACAATCGTTTGTGGGTAAACCAATTATGGAGTGAATACACCGCGCGGGTGGAGTCAATGCGCGAGCTGGAAAAAGGCAAAATCGACCAGCTTATTAACCACAGCGATCAAGCCCTGGCCAGCGCCGGCGGCGACACCTCACATTTGGCTCTGGCTTACGGCCTGGTGGATAAAGTAGCCAGCCGCCAGCAAATGCGCGCCGAGCTTGTCGACTTATTGGGTTACGACAAACACAGCGACAGTTACAAAAGCGTCGATTGGTACCGCTATTTAGATCACAACCGCCAGCTGCCCTTGCCCGGCAAATCCTATATTGCACTGATTAACGCTGTGGGCCCCATTTACGACGGCGAGCAACCGCCGGGCACAATTGGCAGTGACAGCATGATTCAGCTGCTGCGCCAGGTACGGCAGGACGGAGACATAAAAGCCCTGGTGATTCGCGTTGACAGCCCCGGCGGTAGCGCCTTCGCATCGGAGATCATACGCGCCGAAATTGCTACCACGCGGGACGCAGGTATACCGGTTTACATCAGTATGGGCAGTGTGGCCGCCTCGGGCGGCTACTGGATTGCCAGCGCCGGCGAGCAAATATGGGCGCTACCGACCACTATTACCGGTTCAATCGGCGCCTTCAGCTTAATTCCTACCCTCGAGGAATCTCTCGCCAAACTCGGTGTGTACACGGATGGCGTAGGCAGCACAGCCTTGGCCGACGCACTTAACCCCACTCGCTCTATGAGCGAAGAAACTGCACGCCTAATGCAACTTTCGGTAGACAGCATTTACCAGCGCTTTATCACCACAGTGGCTAATGCACGAGATATGAGCGTGGATGCGGTCGACAAAATCGGCCAGGGGCGCGTATGGAGTGGAAAAAGTGCGTTGGAGCTTGGCTTGGTCGACCGCCTGGGAACCTTGCAGGACACTCTGCAAGCGGCCGCAGAAGCCGCTGAGCTTGAAAAATGGGAAGTCAAAACCATCAGCGCCCCGCTCACGCCGATGGAAGAATTACTGCAACGCTTAGGGAGCGTCAGCGTGCCTTTGCCCACCCAATTAAAGCAGGCGGTAGCGGGCTGGAATCAGATGAGCAGCGCGCTGGCCTCCGTGCCACTCACAGACACCCCAGGCGAGGTAATGAGCTTTTGCCTTGAGTGTCAGGGCAATTAG
- a CDS encoding response regulator — protein MSTPLLICDDSKMARNQVARSLPDTLDVDVSFATNGMEALQAIRDGRGEIVFLDLTMPEMDGYQVLEQIAAEQLKCVVIVISGDIQPSARERVTGLGALDFIKKPVNTQSLQETLRKFGLI, from the coding sequence ATGAGCACACCGCTGTTAATTTGTGATGACTCGAAAATGGCGCGCAACCAGGTGGCGCGCTCACTGCCCGATACCTTAGATGTAGATGTCAGCTTTGCCACCAACGGCATGGAGGCTCTGCAGGCGATTCGCGATGGACGCGGTGAAATCGTGTTTTTGGATTTAACCATGCCGGAAATGGATGGCTACCAGGTGCTCGAACAGATTGCAGCTGAGCAGCTCAAATGTGTCGTGATTGTAATTTCCGGCGATATTCAACCTTCGGCGCGCGAGCGGGTTACCGGCCTGGGGGCGCTGGACTTTATCAAAAAGCCTGTCAACACTCAGTCTTTGCAAGAAACCCTGCGTAAGTTCGGCCTGATCTGA
- a CDS encoding GbsR/MarR family transcriptional regulator — MSPLIESFVRHFGEMGSRWGINRTVGQMYAYIVLSDEPVNADELASELKVSRSNVSMGLKELQSWNLVRLMHVPGDRKDYFTAPEDVWEIAMTLINERRKREIDPTLTVMRDLLMENPRSSGDQYAQKRIEDMYQLIEMLTQWSREIQQLSPKQISRMLKLGAGVSKLLG; from the coding sequence ATGTCGCCGCTGATCGAATCGTTCGTTCGCCACTTTGGTGAAATGGGTAGCCGCTGGGGGATTAATCGCACAGTAGGGCAGATGTACGCCTATATTGTGCTGTCTGACGAGCCGGTAAACGCCGATGAGCTTGCCAGCGAGCTAAAAGTGTCACGTTCCAATGTGAGTATGGGGCTAAAGGAGTTACAGAGTTGGAATCTGGTGCGCCTAATGCATGTGCCGGGTGATCGTAAGGATTACTTCACCGCGCCTGAGGATGTTTGGGAAATCGCGATGACGCTTATCAACGAGCGACGCAAGCGAGAAATCGACCCGACGTTGACGGTAATGCGTGATTTACTGATGGAAAACCCGCGCAGCAGTGGGGATCAATACGCGCAAAAGCGCATTGAAGACATGTATCAGCTGATCGAGATGCTTACTCAGTGGAGCCGTGAAATACAACAGCTTAGCCCCAAGCAAATTTCCCGCATGCTTAAGCTGGGCGCAGGTGTAAGTAAGCTGCTCGGCTAG
- a CDS encoding DUF2383 domain-containing protein encodes MFVTHEKIAVEFLLDDLNDLVRSHCDLIATYEDAQKQVRSSQLQELLDQLRLDHRVNIKLLGQLVADHGGELNASPDSGQLPQKMRVIFGSLLSDGAVIRAVHNAEAKLLQEYTRALNNLTYIPGLEAVLESNRLATQRRQGRLQIAISLDD; translated from the coding sequence ATGTTTGTTACTCACGAAAAAATAGCGGTAGAGTTTCTGCTGGATGATCTGAATGATTTGGTGCGCAGTCACTGCGATTTAATTGCCACCTACGAGGATGCGCAAAAGCAGGTGCGCTCATCCCAGCTGCAAGAATTGCTGGACCAGCTGCGACTGGACCACCGGGTCAACATTAAACTATTGGGGCAGCTGGTTGCTGACCATGGTGGTGAGCTGAATGCCTCTCCCGACAGCGGCCAGCTGCCACAAAAAATGCGCGTGATTTTCGGTAGCTTGCTCAGCGATGGCGCGGTAATTAGAGCAGTGCATAACGCCGAGGCTAAATTGCTGCAGGAATATACCCGTGCACTCAACAACTTGACTTATATTCCTGGGTTAGAAGCGGTGTTGGAAAGCAACCGCTTGGCTACGCAAAGACGCCAAGGGCGGTTGCAAATCGCGATTAGTTTGGATGACTAA
- a CDS encoding cytochrome d ubiquinol oxidase subunit II, with the protein MSGEAYWLPIIFIFLMGLAVLIYAVLDGFDLGVGILMPMGRPESRDTMFASIGPFWDANETWLVLAVGVLLIAFPTAHSEILGTLYLPAFFLLFGLILRGVAFDFRAKAHADYQLRWDRCFKTGSLIASLSQGYMLGIYVTGFEGGALSIGFGVLSAICVTAAYAFIGACWLVRKTEGELQLWAAKRARFTAVLMIVGLISVSLVNPLISPEVFDKWFTLPQALLLLLIPFMCAVLFVVLFIYLRHFPYEGDFASWVPFACAIGIFFLSFQALAYSYFPYVIPGQLTIWQAASAPESLMFILVGALFVLPTILTYTFIVYRVFGGKAQALTYGD; encoded by the coding sequence ATGAGTGGCGAAGCTTATTGGTTGCCGATCATCTTTATTTTCTTGATGGGGCTTGCGGTTCTAATTTATGCCGTGCTCGATGGATTTGATCTGGGAGTTGGGATATTGATGCCCATGGGCCGGCCTGAATCGCGCGATACGATGTTTGCCTCTATCGGACCATTTTGGGATGCCAATGAAACCTGGTTGGTGCTGGCGGTAGGGGTGTTGCTCATTGCGTTTCCTACCGCTCACTCGGAAATACTGGGCACCCTGTATTTACCGGCTTTCTTTTTGCTGTTTGGCTTGATTTTGCGGGGCGTGGCATTCGATTTTCGCGCAAAAGCCCACGCCGATTATCAATTGCGTTGGGATCGCTGTTTTAAAACCGGCTCGCTCATCGCCTCGCTATCGCAAGGTTATATGCTGGGTATTTATGTCACCGGGTTTGAGGGCGGTGCTCTGTCAATCGGGTTTGGCGTACTCAGTGCGATTTGCGTTACCGCAGCCTATGCGTTTATCGGGGCCTGCTGGCTGGTGCGTAAAACCGAAGGTGAATTACAGCTATGGGCGGCAAAACGGGCGAGATTTACGGCGGTTTTAATGATTGTTGGCTTGATAAGCGTGAGCCTGGTGAACCCACTGATCAGCCCCGAAGTCTTTGATAAATGGTTTACCTTGCCCCAGGCGTTGTTGTTATTGCTGATTCCGTTTATGTGCGCGGTCTTGTTTGTGGTGCTGTTTATTTATTTGCGTCACTTCCCCTACGAGGGCGACTTCGCCTCCTGGGTGCCTTTTGCCTGTGCTATAGGTATATTTTTTCTCTCTTTTCAGGCCTTGGCCTACAGTTATTTCCCTTATGTTATACCGGGACAGCTGACTATTTGGCAGGCGGCTAGTGCCCCAGAATCGCTAATGTTTATTCTGGTTGGCGCACTGTTTGTATTACCCACTATTCTTACCTACACCTTTATCGTCTACCGAGTCTTTGGCGGTAAAGCGCAAGCACTCACTTATGGCGACTGA
- a CDS encoding methyltransferase has protein sequence MAAKKAHKSGYKTDDKNMHILHDIYLPKAQHKEIRRFKRLYEEPSLHGTKVWRSSAVLMDYLLENPIRKRAKVLEIGCGWGGLSCFMAKHFDARVTAVDADGALAPYVEFVKALNDVKKVEFVTKRFEKITKKDLQGIHTLIGSEICFWDEMTKPLYNLIKRARDAGVKNILIADPGRTPFLNLVDKCEAKFDGEMLGHTIKKPWKTEKFILKVSGR, from the coding sequence ATGGCTGCAAAAAAAGCGCACAAATCGGGTTATAAAACCGATGACAAGAATATGCACATCTTGCACGATATTTACCTGCCAAAGGCACAACACAAAGAAATTCGTCGCTTTAAGCGCTTGTATGAAGAGCCGTCATTGCATGGCACTAAAGTCTGGCGTTCTAGTGCTGTGCTAATGGACTATTTACTCGAAAACCCGATTCGCAAGCGCGCGAAAGTGTTAGAGATAGGTTGTGGCTGGGGTGGCTTGAGCTGTTTTATGGCTAAGCATTTTGACGCCCGCGTAACGGCTGTTGATGCCGACGGCGCGCTCGCTCCCTATGTCGAGTTTGTTAAAGCGCTTAACGACGTAAAGAAAGTTGAGTTTGTCACCAAGCGTTTCGAAAAAATCACGAAAAAAGATCTGCAAGGCATACATACTCTAATCGGTAGCGAAATCTGTTTTTGGGATGAGATGACCAAACCCCTCTACAACTTGATCAAGCGTGCTCGTGACGCGGGGGTAAAGAATATACTGATCGCCGATCCGGGTCGGACGCCATTCTTAAACCTGGTAGACAAATGCGAAGCCAAGTTTGATGGGGAGATGCTTGGGCATACCATCAAAAAACCCTGGAAGACGGAAAAGTTCATCCTCAAGGTTTCCGGTCGCTAA
- a CDS encoding cytochrome ubiquinol oxidase subunit I has product MLDVFMLSRIQFAANITFHILFPTITIALCWLLLFFKLRYNRTGDEAWLQAYRFWVKIFALSFALGVVSGITMSFQFGTNWPGYMETVGNIAGPLLGYEVLTAFFLEATFLGIMLYGTKRVSNRIHTLATALVAVGTSMSAFWILSLNSWMQTPAGFEMRDGVAFPVDWWAIIFNPSMPYRVGHMLLASGLTASFFVAGVSAYRRLKGDHSREVSYSLKTGVYLAALLIPLQIFMGDLHGLNTLEHQPAKIAAMEGVWHTESGAPLQLFALPNSETKTNDYSIAIPRGASWILTHSGDGEIRGLNEFEGEHPPVAPVFWAFRVMVGMGLLMLLMSWTCTWQVWRRGAPDRLWLKGLVAMTFAGWVATVAGWYVTEIGRQPYMVYGVVKTADLVTNTPASHVMFTATAYVLVYIGLIIAFLHTLFYLARKAVKSSVKDLDPEVAGGEI; this is encoded by the coding sequence ATGCTGGATGTTTTTATGCTGTCGCGAATTCAGTTCGCGGCCAATATTACCTTTCACATTCTCTTTCCGACCATCACCATTGCGCTGTGCTGGCTGCTGTTGTTTTTTAAGCTTCGCTACAATCGCACTGGCGACGAAGCCTGGCTGCAAGCCTATCGGTTCTGGGTAAAAATTTTTGCTCTGAGTTTCGCCCTGGGCGTGGTCAGTGGCATTACTATGTCGTTTCAGTTTGGCACCAACTGGCCTGGGTACATGGAGACAGTAGGGAATATTGCAGGCCCCTTGCTCGGCTACGAAGTATTGACTGCGTTTTTCCTGGAGGCGACTTTCCTCGGAATTATGCTCTATGGTACCAAACGGGTTTCCAATCGCATTCATACCCTGGCAACGGCACTGGTGGCCGTAGGTACTTCTATGTCGGCATTTTGGATTCTGTCTCTCAACAGTTGGATGCAGACCCCGGCCGGGTTTGAGATGCGAGACGGTGTCGCCTTTCCGGTGGATTGGTGGGCGATTATTTTTAACCCCTCTATGCCCTATAGAGTAGGACATATGTTGCTGGCATCGGGGCTTACGGCTTCGTTTTTTGTCGCCGGAGTGTCTGCGTATCGCAGGCTAAAGGGCGATCACTCCCGTGAGGTTAGCTACAGCTTAAAAACCGGAGTTTATCTGGCGGCTCTATTGATTCCACTGCAAATATTTATGGGGGATCTACACGGGCTTAATACCCTAGAGCACCAGCCCGCCAAAATTGCCGCAATGGAAGGCGTATGGCATACCGAGTCAGGGGCGCCGCTACAGTTGTTTGCATTACCCAATAGTGAGACCAAGACCAACGACTATTCCATTGCTATCCCTCGCGGTGCGAGTTGGATTTTAACCCACAGTGGCGACGGCGAGATTCGTGGCCTGAATGAGTTTGAAGGCGAACACCCGCCGGTGGCGCCGGTGTTTTGGGCCTTTCGAGTAATGGTGGGAATGGGACTGTTGATGCTGCTGATGTCTTGGACCTGCACTTGGCAGGTATGGCGACGGGGGGCGCCGGACCGACTGTGGTTAAAAGGGCTGGTGGCGATGACATTTGCCGGCTGGGTGGCCACCGTAGCCGGTTGGTATGTGACAGAAATCGGCCGCCAGCCCTATATGGTTTACGGGGTGGTGAAAACCGCTGACTTGGTGACCAATACACCGGCCAGTCACGTTATGTTTACTGCCACCGCTTATGTGCTCGTCTATATTGGGCTGATAATCGCGTTCTTGCACACGCTATTTTATCTGGCTCGTAAGGCGGTAAAAAGCTCGGTTAAAGATTTGGATCCGGAAGTTGCGGGAGGCGAAATATGA
- the wrbA gene encoding NAD(P)H:quinone oxidoreductase, giving the protein MSDAPYILVLYYSRSGATRALAEALARGVEATGVEARLRTVAPVSPDTEASLPEIPATGAVYCSKNDLRHCAGLLLGSPTRFGNMAAPLKYFIDSASDLWLNGDLIDKPAGVFTSTASLHGGQESTLLSMMLPLLHQGMIMAGIPYSEGGLNQTTAGGTPYGASHHGEHPQLDATEQALCHAQGKRIAELALKLKRTA; this is encoded by the coding sequence GTGAGCGACGCCCCTTATATTCTGGTTCTTTACTACAGCCGCAGCGGCGCCACCCGGGCCCTGGCCGAAGCCTTGGCGCGCGGCGTAGAAGCTACAGGTGTGGAGGCACGCCTGCGCACGGTAGCGCCGGTTTCGCCGGATACCGAGGCTAGCCTGCCCGAAATTCCCGCCACAGGCGCCGTTTACTGCAGCAAAAATGACTTGCGCCACTGCGCGGGCCTGCTGCTGGGCAGCCCTACCCGTTTTGGCAATATGGCCGCGCCGCTGAAATATTTCATTGATTCGGCCAGCGACTTATGGCTTAACGGCGATCTGATCGACAAACCTGCCGGGGTCTTTACCTCAACCGCCAGCCTGCACGGTGGCCAGGAGAGCACTCTGCTGAGCATGATGTTACCGCTGCTGCACCAGGGCATGATAATGGCCGGTATTCCCTACAGCGAGGGGGGACTCAACCAAACTACCGCTGGCGGTACGCCCTATGGCGCCAGCCACCACGGCGAACACCCGCAGCTTGATGCTACCGAACAGGCGCTGTGCCACGCCCAGGGCAAACGCATCGCCGAGCTGGCACTAAAACTTAAGAGGACCGCGTGA
- a CDS encoding valine--pyruvate transaminase, which produces MRLSQFGETLSAGSSIVSLMEDLGSALRENPEMLFLGGGNPARIPAVETALSGALHNALADPEKAWQMLGVYQSPAGDTQLRQELADCLKSRYQWPVSAANIAFANGSQSAFFVLFNLFAGAMSDGSARHIQLPLVPEYLGYSELGLGSNFYRASRPDIELIGDHSFKYHVDFSRFAIDADSAAVCVSRPTNPTGNMITDTELAGLDERARVADIPLIIDGAYGLPFPGIVFTEACAHWNENTILVLSLSKLGLPGVRTSVVIADEPVIRAFAQANTVLSLAAGNVGPAIARELLASEQLLQLGREQVTPFYRERCQQTLAILQAALGHLPMRVHRPEGAIFLWLWFEGLPISSAELYQRLKARGVLIIAGEHFFPGLQEPWQHQYECVRISYAQPGHVVEQAAKILSQEVARAYAQG; this is translated from the coding sequence ATGCGATTATCCCAGTTTGGTGAAACACTAAGTGCGGGCTCCAGCATTGTCTCGCTTATGGAGGATCTCGGCTCTGCGTTGCGGGAAAATCCGGAAATGTTGTTTTTAGGCGGTGGTAATCCGGCGCGCATACCGGCGGTAGAGACTGCATTGAGCGGGGCCTTGCATAACGCCCTGGCGGACCCTGAAAAAGCCTGGCAGATGCTGGGTGTGTATCAGTCGCCGGCGGGCGACACGCAGCTGCGCCAGGAGTTGGCCGACTGCCTTAAAAGCCGCTATCAGTGGCCTGTTAGTGCAGCCAATATTGCCTTTGCCAATGGCAGCCAGTCGGCTTTCTTTGTTTTGTTTAATCTATTTGCCGGCGCCATGAGCGATGGCAGCGCGCGTCATATTCAGTTGCCTTTGGTACCTGAGTATCTGGGGTATTCGGAGCTCGGGCTGGGCAGCAATTTTTACCGCGCCAGCCGCCCGGATATTGAGCTGATCGGTGACCATAGCTTTAAATACCATGTGGATTTTTCACGTTTTGCTATAGACGCCGACAGCGCCGCCGTATGTGTGTCGCGCCCCACCAATCCCACCGGGAATATGATTACCGATACTGAGCTGGCAGGTCTTGATGAACGCGCCCGGGTGGCGGATATTCCCCTGATTATTGACGGCGCATACGGACTGCCGTTTCCCGGCATTGTGTTTACCGAGGCCTGCGCCCATTGGAATGAGAATACGATACTGGTGCTCAGTTTATCTAAGCTAGGGTTGCCAGGGGTACGCACTTCTGTAGTGATCGCTGACGAGCCCGTGATTCGCGCCTTCGCCCAGGCCAATACGGTACTGAGCTTAGCAGCGGGCAATGTGGGGCCGGCCATTGCCCGTGAGCTTCTGGCCAGTGAGCAATTGTTGCAGCTGGGGCGTGAGCAGGTGACGCCTTTTTACCGCGAGCGCTGCCAGCAGACGCTGGCCATATTACAAGCCGCCCTCGGTCATCTGCCCATGCGAGTGCATCGCCCTGAAGGGGCCATTTTTCTCTGGCTCTGGTTTGAGGGGCTGCCCATATCCAGTGCTGAGCTGTACCAGCGTTTAAAAGCACGCGGCGTGTTGATTATTGCCGGCGAACACTTTTTCCCGGGCTTGCAGGAGCCCTGGCAGCACCAGTACGAATGTGTGCGTATCAGCTATGCGCAGCCCGGTCATGTGGTAGAGCAGGCCGCGAAGATCTTGTCTCAGGAGGTGGCTCGCGCCTATGCCCAGGGTTAA
- a CDS encoding DUF2069 domain-containing protein — translation MKTPQYTAADIAPLTRRYQMGRTLSLICLVGLCLLFSWVNFTESSGSWVRWAIQTLPLALFIPGCFRGHYRTYSWLCFLTLFYFCGFVVTAMAPKASVIDYLGVGLTVVLFCAAMMTSRWRQHANLAHQQTSQNA, via the coding sequence GTGAAAACTCCCCAATACACCGCTGCCGACATCGCTCCGCTGACCCGCCGCTACCAAATGGGTCGTACCCTAAGCCTTATCTGCCTGGTGGGACTGTGCCTTTTATTCAGCTGGGTCAATTTCACTGAGTCCAGTGGCAGTTGGGTACGCTGGGCCATTCAAACGCTGCCGCTGGCACTGTTTATCCCCGGCTGTTTTCGTGGGCATTACCGAACCTACAGCTGGCTGTGCTTTCTCACCTTGTTTTATTTTTGCGGTTTTGTCGTGACCGCCATGGCGCCCAAGGCCAGTGTAATTGACTATTTAGGTGTCGGCTTGACGGTGGTGTTGTTCTGCGCGGCCATGATGACCAGCCGCTGGCGGCAGCACGCCAACCTGGCACACCAGCAGACAAGCCAGAACGCCTAG